One genomic region from Haloarcula taiwanensis encodes:
- a CDS encoding cupin, producing the protein MDTVTIDDVPVERNPMQVHDIRKPVSRKLGTEHFAANYFELEPGDSFSGSLHRHHDQEEVFYIERGQTTFEVGLDREEVDVSGGELIRFEPGEFQQGYNSGDERVVGWAFGAPGATHDWDELESRAHCPECDEETTQSVALAEGRFELTCTECGNVQG; encoded by the coding sequence ATGGACACAGTAACTATCGACGACGTACCGGTCGAACGGAACCCGATGCAGGTGCATGACATCCGCAAGCCGGTTTCCAGAAAACTCGGGACCGAGCATTTCGCGGCGAACTACTTCGAACTCGAACCCGGCGACTCCTTCTCGGGGAGCCTCCACCGCCACCACGACCAGGAGGAGGTGTTCTACATCGAGCGGGGACAGACCACTTTCGAGGTCGGCCTCGACCGCGAGGAAGTCGACGTGTCGGGCGGGGAACTGATTCGCTTCGAACCCGGCGAGTTCCAGCAGGGGTACAACTCCGGCGACGAGCGCGTCGTCGGCTGGGCCTTCGGCGCGCCCGGCGCGACCCACGACTGGGACGAGCTAGAATCGAGAGCGCACTGTCCAGAGTGCGACGAAGAGACGACCCAGAGCGTCGCCCTCGCCGAGGGTCGGTTCGAACTCACCTGTACCGAGTGCGGGAACGTTCAGGGCTAG
- a CDS encoding peptide-methionine (S)-S-oxide reductase: MTDQATFAGGCFWCTESVFKQIDGVVDVVSGYAGGHVADPSYEAVCRGETGHAECVQITYEPDEVSYEDLLAVHFTTHTPTTKDREGNDVGTQYRSAVFYHDESQRETVEAFIEEVQPGYDSDIVTEVEPLETFYPAEEYHQDYFEKNPDQSYCQLTIPPKIEKLKQKHAELLA; the protein is encoded by the coding sequence ATGACTGACCAAGCGACATTCGCGGGCGGTTGCTTCTGGTGTACGGAATCGGTGTTCAAACAGATCGACGGGGTGGTCGACGTTGTGTCGGGCTACGCCGGCGGGCACGTCGCCGACCCCAGCTACGAGGCGGTCTGTCGCGGGGAGACGGGCCACGCCGAGTGCGTCCAGATTACGTACGAGCCGGACGAGGTGAGCTACGAGGACCTGCTCGCGGTCCACTTCACGACCCATACCCCGACGACAAAAGACCGAGAAGGTAACGACGTTGGCACGCAGTATCGTTCGGCCGTGTTCTACCACGACGAGTCCCAGCGCGAGACCGTGGAAGCCTTTATCGAGGAAGTCCAGCCGGGCTACGATAGCGACATCGTCACCGAAGTCGAACCGCTGGAGACGTTCTATCCGGCCGAGGAGTATCACCAGGACTACTTCGAGAAGAATCCGGACCAGAGTTACTGCCAGCTGACCATCCCGCCGAAAATCGAGAAGCTCAAACAGAAACACGCGGAATTACTGGCATGA
- a CDS encoding thioesterase, whose product MTFEYTTDVEVRYTDIDTYGHVNNATYATYFEEARIDYLHDVVDCGEALLSGSESGTGMVIANLEVDYIQPVQISDAVAVGVRVPRLGEKSFPFEYEVRTEDGVAATGETTVVTYDRDTESSRSIPEDWREAITQFEGL is encoded by the coding sequence ATGACCTTCGAGTACACGACGGACGTCGAGGTCCGATACACGGACATCGACACGTATGGCCACGTCAACAACGCGACGTATGCGACCTACTTCGAGGAGGCTCGCATCGACTACCTGCACGACGTGGTCGACTGTGGCGAAGCGCTGCTCTCGGGCAGCGAGTCGGGCACTGGCATGGTCATCGCGAACCTCGAAGTCGACTACATCCAGCCCGTCCAAATCAGTGATGCAGTCGCCGTTGGCGTCCGGGTTCCACGTCTTGGGGAGAAGAGCTTCCCCTTCGAGTACGAGGTCCGGACCGAAGATGGTGTGGCTGCGACCGGAGAAACAACCGTCGTTACATACGACCGCGACACGGAATCCTCGCGCTCGATCCCCGAAGACTGGCGAGAGGCGATCACCCAGTTCGAAGGGCTGTAG
- a CDS encoding lipase, producing the protein MSLADLEWRVIGEETRPGPMTMALEAAAAETVAEGGPATVRVYTWPDTLSLGYGQDPDTIDWEFCERQAVGVTRRPTGGGAIYHDSVADISYGIIAPADAVPGDLMACYEQFCEPVLNAFERMGVDASFADDERSAVHQPACYLRQLHPAHDIVGPDGRKLSGNAQYRQKDAVIQHGSLSVSLRPDRHSGCFTADIDSEQFTERVGAIGEYTDIDRAEAVETLRSTLAEWVDADAGGWTDDELARAHEHAERKYATDEWIRRSP; encoded by the coding sequence ATGTCACTGGCCGACCTAGAGTGGCGCGTCATCGGCGAGGAAACACGACCCGGGCCGATGACGATGGCGCTGGAAGCAGCCGCTGCTGAAACCGTCGCAGAGGGCGGTCCGGCAACGGTGCGAGTGTACACTTGGCCCGATACGCTGTCGCTTGGCTACGGACAGGACCCCGACACCATCGACTGGGAGTTCTGCGAGCGCCAGGCCGTTGGGGTAACGCGACGACCCACTGGCGGCGGTGCGATCTACCACGACAGCGTGGCGGATATCTCCTACGGGATTATCGCGCCGGCCGACGCCGTTCCGGGCGATCTGATGGCGTGCTACGAGCAGTTCTGCGAGCCGGTTTTGAATGCGTTCGAGCGCATGGGCGTCGACGCGTCGTTTGCTGACGACGAGCGGTCGGCGGTCCATCAGCCGGCCTGTTACCTGCGGCAACTCCATCCGGCCCACGATATCGTCGGCCCCGATGGCCGCAAACTCAGCGGGAACGCGCAGTACCGCCAGAAGGACGCTGTCATCCAGCACGGCTCCCTGTCTGTCTCGCTGCGTCCCGACCGCCACTCCGGCTGTTTCACCGCCGACATCGACTCGGAGCAGTTCACCGAACGCGTCGGGGCGATAGGCGAATACACCGATATCGACCGCGCCGAAGCCGTCGAGACGCTCCGCTCGACGCTGGCTGAGTGGGTCGACGCCGACGCTGGCGGGTGGACGGACGATGAACTCGCACGCGCACACGAGCACGCAGAGAGAAAGTACGCTACTGACGAGTGGATTCGACGGTCGCCCTGA
- a CDS encoding bacterio-opsin activator, translated as MKYVTLSLWMAPEVRHPMHQFVVDHDGYEASYLLRGNDIGADPQTLLFHVDGFPPEPYRAALEQADTVREYAISTCPDETFYLYVQDSPSATDHDLVDALTRAGLVIVSPVAYRADGTVGLTLVGPGGTVQQAVETVPDGVSVDVREVGEYDSRRLDTGAALTDRQFEAVAAAVDCGYYGSPRAGSVDDVAAELGCAPGTAAEHLRKAEAHVMADILEQRPESTA; from the coding sequence ATGAAGTACGTCACGCTTTCGCTGTGGATGGCCCCGGAGGTTCGGCACCCGATGCACCAGTTCGTCGTCGATCACGACGGCTACGAGGCGAGCTATCTCCTTCGGGGCAACGACATCGGGGCCGATCCCCAGACGCTGCTGTTTCACGTCGACGGCTTTCCGCCGGAGCCCTATCGGGCGGCGCTGGAACAGGCCGACACCGTCCGGGAGTACGCCATCTCTACGTGCCCCGACGAGACGTTCTACCTCTACGTACAGGACTCGCCGTCTGCGACCGATCACGACCTCGTCGACGCGCTCACCCGAGCCGGTCTGGTCATCGTTTCTCCGGTCGCATACCGGGCCGACGGCACAGTCGGACTCACACTGGTCGGTCCAGGGGGGACGGTCCAGCAGGCAGTCGAAACGGTTCCCGACGGCGTCTCCGTCGACGTTCGGGAGGTCGGGGAGTACGACAGCCGGCGACTCGATACCGGGGCCGCGCTCACCGACCGGCAGTTCGAGGCCGTCGCCGCCGCCGTCGACTGCGGGTACTACGGTAGCCCTCGGGCGGGGAGCGTGGACGATGTCGCCGCCGAACTCGGCTGTGCTCCCGGAACTGCCGCCGAACACCTCAGGAAGGCTGAGGCCCATGTAATGGCTGACATACTCGAACAGCGCCCCGAATCGACGGCGTAG
- a CDS encoding AI-2E family transporter: MEYSTDLGRRVLLAIAGVALFLVVGLVLSQFLPTLVFTVFLYYASRPIYRRLGWLPLPESFLGRAVPYQKQLHAAATIFFFLLPFVLLVGYTIVLIVPELQSFFGEGGLGAAYLSQFQDLQGGSLPGPLADLGFSDVLAMGPDEVIDLLRNATVQSWLGRVSDTLIGSVSMLTALLLRVFIMFAGTYYLLTDGPRLVGWFLDTFDGAGVLRNYAAAVDEELSSILFGNILNALVTGVIGIFVFSLYNLVAPGSVQVPFAPLVGALTGIGSLIPVVGMKIVYLPVAGLLAVSAVVTGQTAALAWVVLFLVVTLVVVDTIPDFLIRPYVSGDLTHVGLLMFAYILGPIAFGFYGIFLGPILLVLAAQFFRIIVPYIITGSVETTQTSLSDYDSTES, encoded by the coding sequence ATGGAATATAGTACCGACCTCGGACGGCGCGTTCTGCTTGCTATCGCGGGCGTAGCACTTTTTCTCGTGGTCGGACTCGTCCTGTCCCAGTTCCTCCCGACGCTCGTGTTTACCGTTTTTCTGTACTACGCCAGCCGACCGATTTATCGACGGCTCGGGTGGCTCCCGCTCCCCGAATCGTTCCTGGGTCGGGCTGTCCCGTACCAGAAACAGCTCCATGCGGCGGCCACGATTTTCTTCTTTCTGTTACCGTTCGTGCTTCTGGTCGGCTATACGATCGTCCTCATTGTCCCCGAGTTACAGTCGTTCTTCGGCGAAGGTGGCCTTGGCGCGGCGTACCTTTCGCAGTTTCAGGATCTTCAGGGTGGGTCGCTTCCGGGGCCGCTCGCCGACCTCGGATTCTCAGATGTGCTGGCGATGGGGCCGGACGAAGTGATTGACCTGTTGCGAAACGCGACAGTCCAGTCGTGGCTGGGACGTGTCTCTGATACGCTCATCGGCTCTGTGAGTATGCTTACGGCGCTACTGCTGCGCGTGTTCATCATGTTTGCCGGGACGTACTACCTGCTTACTGACGGACCGCGGCTTGTCGGCTGGTTTCTTGACACTTTCGACGGGGCAGGTGTCCTTCGCAACTACGCGGCGGCGGTCGACGAGGAACTGTCTTCGATTCTCTTCGGGAACATTTTGAACGCACTGGTGACGGGCGTTATCGGGATCTTCGTGTTCTCGCTGTACAATCTGGTCGCGCCAGGCTCAGTGCAGGTTCCGTTTGCACCACTCGTCGGCGCGCTCACCGGCATCGGCAGCCTCATTCCAGTAGTCGGAATGAAAATCGTCTATCTGCCCGTGGCTGGACTGCTTGCGGTCTCCGCGGTCGTCACAGGACAGACGGCAGCCCTGGCCTGGGTTGTCCTCTTTCTTGTGGTCACGCTGGTCGTCGTCGACACCATCCCGGATTTCCTGATTCGGCCATACGTCAGCGGTGATCTGACTCACGTCGGTCTGTTGATGTTCGCGTACATCCTCGGCCCCATCGCGTTTGGCTTCTACGGCATCTTTTTGGGTCCGATCCTGCTGGTGCTTGCCGCTCAGTTCTTCCGGATTATCGTCCCCTACATCATCACAGGTTCTGTCGAAACGACACAGACCTCGCTCTCTGACTACGACTCCACGGAGTCCTAG
- a CDS encoding transcriptional regulator has translation MSDTQPAVADTREFEFVLQFDAGADSLMDVFRQHESLSVWSSAIFVGDDHMWRLDHAKGTPEALRAFDEVFLDENRCNECFDVVSCETARTYHVLDRGETSRTVYTLRREISGCQSLPSFLHRHVSEGTIFESRRTGNEYRWRVLYPGSAPIGEVYDKIESSLREGVTLSVSHITSAGNWKATERVATNFSPQQWRVLKAAVTHGYYERPREVSVKDLASILDEPRSTVQYQLRTAEDRLVSQFVEETL, from the coding sequence ATGAGCGACACACAGCCAGCAGTGGCGGACACACGCGAGTTCGAGTTCGTCCTACAGTTCGACGCGGGAGCCGATAGCCTGATGGACGTGTTCCGGCAGCATGAAAGCCTCTCCGTGTGGTCCTCTGCCATCTTCGTCGGCGACGACCATATGTGGCGGCTCGACCACGCGAAGGGGACACCCGAGGCCCTGCGTGCGTTCGACGAGGTCTTTCTGGACGAAAACCGCTGTAACGAGTGTTTCGACGTCGTGAGCTGTGAGACGGCGCGGACGTACCACGTGCTGGACCGCGGGGAGACGTCACGGACAGTGTACACGCTACGTCGTGAAATCAGCGGCTGTCAGTCGCTACCGAGTTTCCTCCATCGGCACGTTAGTGAGGGGACTATCTTCGAATCTCGGCGGACGGGCAACGAGTACCGCTGGCGCGTCCTCTATCCGGGGTCTGCCCCCATCGGCGAGGTCTACGACAAAATCGAGTCGAGCCTCCGCGAGGGCGTCACGCTCTCGGTCTCTCACATCACCAGCGCGGGGAACTGGAAGGCGACCGAACGGGTCGCGACGAACTTCTCGCCCCAGCAGTGGCGGGTACTCAAAGCCGCCGTGACCCACGGCTACTACGAGCGACCGCGGGAGGTCTCGGTCAAAGACCTCGCGTCGATACTGGACGAGCCGCGTTCGACCGTCCAGTACCAGCTCCGGACCGCCGAGGACCGCCTCGTCTCCCAGTTCGTCGAAGAGACCCTCTGA
- a CDS encoding NADH dehydrogenase subunit D: MAQTVHRADDVHPLIEPIADHVLSTERHENAPAVVIRADEVQTVLSTLRAEAGLDHCACVTAQEYADRFETIYHLRRYDDPTQELSVVVPTPRESPSSESAAPVYSTAAWHEREAYDLVGIEYEDHPDLRRILLPETWQGHPLSRDYNQSQPQIVSFREHERLLEDRREGPETMHLNMGPHHPSTHGVLHLNAQLDGEQVAAVDPDIGYIHRCEEQMCQQGTYRHQIMPYPDRWDWGGAGLLNEWAYARAAEDLADIEVPAYAQVIRTMGGELSRILSHMLAVATYALDVVGEFTATFQWGVRDRELVQDILEDLTGQRLMFNYLRLGGVAWDLPEPREAFFEKIRAFLDDLPHKLTEYHDMLTSNEILQLRTIDTGHLSAEAAKAYGCTGPVARASGVDYDLRRDDPYGYYDELDWSVVTEQGGDNFSRLLVRLREVEESAKIIGQCVDLLEDWPEDDREIQANVPRTLRPDPDTEIYRAVEAAKGELGIYIRSDGTETPARFKIRGPSFSHVQALSEMARGEYVPDLVATIGSLDTIMGEVDR; encoded by the coding sequence ATGGCCCAGACAGTCCACCGAGCCGACGACGTCCATCCGCTTATCGAGCCGATTGCCGACCACGTCCTCTCCACCGAACGCCACGAGAACGCCCCGGCCGTTGTCATCCGCGCGGACGAGGTGCAGACCGTCCTCTCGACGCTACGAGCCGAGGCCGGTCTGGACCACTGCGCCTGTGTTACGGCCCAGGAGTACGCCGACCGGTTCGAGACGATCTATCACCTGCGGCGCTACGACGACCCGACACAGGAACTTTCGGTCGTTGTGCCGACACCCAGGGAGTCGCCGAGCAGCGAGTCCGCCGCACCTGTGTATTCGACGGCGGCGTGGCACGAGCGGGAGGCCTACGACCTCGTCGGCATCGAGTACGAGGACCACCCAGACCTCCGGCGCATTCTCCTGCCCGAAACCTGGCAGGGCCACCCGCTGAGCCGGGACTACAATCAGTCTCAGCCACAGATCGTCTCCTTCCGCGAACACGAGCGCTTGCTCGAAGACCGCCGCGAAGGGCCGGAGACGATGCATCTCAACATGGGGCCACACCACCCCTCGACGCACGGCGTCCTCCACCTGAACGCCCAACTCGACGGCGAGCAGGTCGCGGCCGTCGACCCCGACATCGGCTACATCCACCGCTGTGAGGAACAGATGTGTCAGCAGGGCACCTACCGCCATCAGATCATGCCCTATCCGGACCGCTGGGACTGGGGCGGAGCTGGCCTGTTGAACGAGTGGGCTTACGCCCGGGCGGCCGAGGACCTCGCCGACATCGAGGTGCCGGCGTACGCCCAGGTCATCCGGACGATGGGCGGCGAACTGTCGCGCATCCTCTCGCACATGCTTGCAGTCGCGACCTACGCGCTTGACGTGGTCGGGGAGTTCACCGCTACCTTCCAGTGGGGTGTCCGGGACCGGGAACTCGTTCAGGACATTCTCGAAGACCTGACCGGCCAGCGGCTGATGTTCAACTACCTGCGGCTGGGCGGCGTCGCCTGGGACCTGCCCGAACCTCGGGAAGCGTTTTTCGAGAAGATACGCGCGTTCCTCGACGACCTGCCGCACAAGCTCACGGAGTACCACGATATGCTCACCAGCAACGAGATTCTCCAGCTTCGGACGATCGATACGGGTCACCTCTCGGCTGAGGCCGCGAAGGCCTACGGCTGTACCGGGCCGGTTGCCCGAGCCTCCGGCGTCGACTACGACCTTCGTCGGGACGACCCATACGGCTACTACGACGAACTTGACTGGTCGGTCGTCACCGAACAGGGCGGCGACAACTTCTCGCGCCTGCTCGTGCGCCTGCGCGAAGTAGAGGAATCGGCGAAGATTATCGGCCAGTGCGTCGACCTGCTGGAGGACTGGCCCGAGGACGACCGCGAGATACAGGCAAACGTCCCCCGCACGCTCCGGCCAGACCCTGACACCGAAATCTACCGCGCCGTCGAGGCCGCGAAAGGCGAACTTGGCATCTACATCCGTTCTGATGGGACGGAGACGCCGGCGCGGTTCAAGATTCGCGGCCCCTCCTTTTCACACGTGCAGGCACTGTCCGAGATGGCTCGCGGTGAATACGTGCCAGACCTCGTCGCGACAATCGGCAGTCTTGACACAATCATGGGCGAGGTCGACCGATAG
- a CDS encoding endonuclease IV, with amino-acid sequence MVRVGAHTSIAGGVYNAVEEQVEYSGNCGQIFSHSPQVWQDPNIDDDEAEQFRDLAADHGVGPWVIHSSYLVNLCTPKDDLREKSLDSMQKEVDAAAKLGIEYVNVHLGAHTGAGVDGGLDNAASVLDDLDVPDEVTVLVESDAGSGTKLGGQFEHLATVRERTDQDIEFCLDTAHMFAAGYDLSTPAAVDETLAEFDDVVGFEDLACVHLNDSKHECGTNKDEHAHIGEGHIGADGMRAFVNHDAIRDVPLVLETPTEDGKSFAWNIERVKELRRD; translated from the coding sequence ATGGTACGAGTCGGGGCACACACCTCCATCGCTGGCGGCGTCTACAACGCCGTCGAGGAACAGGTCGAGTACAGCGGCAACTGCGGGCAGATTTTCTCGCACTCGCCGCAGGTCTGGCAGGACCCGAACATCGACGACGACGAGGCCGAACAGTTCCGCGACCTCGCGGCCGACCACGGCGTCGGCCCGTGGGTCATCCACTCGTCGTACCTCGTCAACCTCTGTACGCCCAAAGACGACCTCCGCGAGAAGTCCCTCGATTCGATGCAGAAGGAGGTCGACGCCGCCGCCAAACTGGGCATCGAGTACGTCAACGTCCACCTCGGAGCCCACACCGGCGCGGGCGTCGACGGCGGGCTGGACAACGCCGCCAGCGTGCTGGACGACCTCGACGTCCCCGATGAGGTCACCGTGCTGGTCGAGTCCGACGCCGGCAGCGGGACGAAACTCGGCGGCCAGTTCGAGCACCTGGCGACGGTCCGGGAGCGAACGGACCAGGACATCGAGTTCTGTCTTGACACGGCCCATATGTTCGCCGCGGGCTACGACCTCTCGACGCCCGCGGCCGTCGACGAGACGCTCGCGGAGTTCGACGACGTGGTCGGGTTCGAAGACCTCGCCTGCGTCCACCTCAACGACTCAAAACACGAGTGCGGGACGAACAAGGACGAGCACGCCCACATCGGCGAGGGCCACATCGGCGCGGACGGAATGCGCGCGTTCGTCAACCACGACGCCATCCGCGACGTGCCGCTGGTGCTTGAGACGCCGACCGAGGACGGCAAGAGCTTCGCCTGGAACATCGAGCGCGTCAAGGAACTCCGCCGCGACTGA
- a CDS encoding SAM-dependent methyltransferase gives MWADSRDALLDLRLDECVRVLDVGCGTGELTRVLREETDGTVVGLDADTDLLAAAGDPAVCGDATRLPFPDDTFDLVVCQALLINLPDPELAVREFARVATDRVAAIEPNNAAVTVESTVDDEPVLARRARRLFLDGVRTDVTLGSDAADVFRDAGLSVVSTTKYEQEQRIEPPYDDAAMQAARRKATGTGLAHDRETILNGEATPAEYDALRERWRSMGRDVIEQMQDEAYERRETVPFFVTVGAVP, from the coding sequence ATGTGGGCCGACTCCCGCGATGCGCTCTTGGACCTCCGACTGGACGAGTGTGTGCGCGTTCTCGACGTGGGCTGTGGGACCGGCGAACTGACCCGCGTCCTTCGCGAGGAGACAGACGGGACCGTCGTTGGCCTCGACGCCGACACGGACCTGCTGGCCGCCGCCGGCGACCCGGCCGTCTGCGGAGACGCGACGCGCCTTCCGTTCCCCGACGACACCTTCGACCTGGTGGTATGTCAGGCGCTGCTCATCAACCTCCCTGACCCAGAACTCGCGGTTCGGGAGTTCGCCCGCGTTGCCACCGACCGGGTGGCCGCCATCGAGCCAAACAACGCCGCCGTCACTGTCGAATCGACCGTCGACGACGAACCGGTGCTGGCCCGCCGCGCCCGCCGGCTCTTTCTCGACGGGGTGCGGACAGACGTTACCCTCGGGAGTGATGCCGCCGACGTGTTCCGCGACGCGGGGCTGTCCGTCGTCTCGACGACGAAATACGAGCAAGAACAGCGCATCGAACCACCCTACGACGATGCGGCGATGCAGGCCGCTCGCCGGAAGGCGACCGGAACGGGGCTGGCCCACGACCGTGAGACGATTCTCAACGGCGAGGCGACGCCCGCCGAGTACGACGCACTCCGGGAGCGCTGGCGGTCGATGGGACGGGACGTAATCGAGCAGATGCAAGACGAGGCCTACGAGCGCCGCGAGACGGTGCCGTTCTTCGTCACCGTCGGCGCGGTTCCGTGA
- a CDS encoding catalase/peroxidase HPI: protein MAKRDHYRPPNQLSLDVLDQNARDADPRGDDFDYAEEFQKLDLDAVKADLEEMMTSSQDWWPADYGHYGPLFIRMAWHSAGTYRTTDGRGGASGGRQRFAPLNSWPDNANLDKARRLLWPIKKKYGRKLSWADLIVLAGNHAIESMGFETFGWAGGREDAFEPDEAVDWGPEDEMEAHQSERRNEDGTLKEPLGAAVMGLIYVDPEGPNGNPDPLASAENIRESFGRMAMNDEETAALIAGGHTFGKVHGADDPEENLGAVPEDAPIEQMGLGWENDHGSGKAGDTITSGIEGPWTQAPTEWDSGYIDNLLDYEWEPEKGPGGAWQWTPTDEALENTVPDAHDPDEKRTPMMLTTDIALKRDPDYRDIMERFQDNPMEFGINFARAWYKLIHRDMGPPERFLGPDAPDEELIWQDPVPDADYDLVGDEEIADLKAEILDSDLSVTQLVKTAWASASTYRDSDKRGGANGARIRLEPQRSWEVNEPEQLETVLDTLEGIQEEFNGARDDDTRVSLADLIVLGGNAAVEQAAADAGYDVTVPFEPGRTDATPDQTDVESFEALKPRADGFRNYVRDDVEAPAEELLVDKADLLDLTPGEMTALVGGMRSLGATYQDSDLGVFTDEPGTLTNDFFQVVLGMDTEWEPVTEARDVFEGYDRDTGEQTWTASRVDLLFGSHARLRALAEVYGADDAEAELVDDFVDAWSKVMRLDRFDLE from the coding sequence ATGGCTAAGCGAGACCACTACCGGCCGCCTAACCAGTTGAGTTTGGATGTTCTCGACCAGAACGCCCGGGATGCCGACCCGCGGGGAGACGACTTCGACTACGCCGAGGAGTTCCAGAAGCTCGACCTCGACGCGGTGAAGGCGGACCTCGAAGAGATGATGACTTCCTCCCAGGACTGGTGGCCGGCCGACTACGGCCACTACGGGCCGCTTTTCATCCGGATGGCCTGGCACAGCGCCGGGACGTATCGAACGACGGACGGCCGCGGCGGCGCGTCCGGCGGCCGCCAGCGGTTCGCGCCGCTGAACAGCTGGCCCGACAACGCGAACCTCGACAAGGCTCGCCGACTGCTCTGGCCCATCAAGAAGAAGTACGGCCGCAAGCTCTCCTGGGCCGACCTCATCGTCCTCGCCGGCAACCACGCCATCGAGTCGATGGGGTTCGAGACGTTCGGCTGGGCCGGCGGCCGCGAGGACGCCTTCGAACCCGACGAGGCGGTCGACTGGGGCCCCGAAGACGAGATGGAGGCCCACCAGTCCGAGCGCCGCAACGAGGACGGGACGCTCAAAGAGCCCCTCGGCGCTGCGGTGATGGGGCTCATCTACGTCGACCCCGAGGGGCCAAACGGCAACCCGGACCCGCTGGCCTCCGCCGAGAACATCCGCGAGTCGTTCGGCCGGATGGCCATGAACGACGAGGAGACGGCCGCGCTCATCGCCGGCGGCCACACCTTCGGGAAGGTCCACGGTGCCGACGACCCCGAGGAGAACCTCGGCGCGGTCCCGGAGGACGCGCCAATCGAGCAGATGGGGCTGGGCTGGGAGAACGACCACGGCTCGGGGAAGGCCGGGGACACAATTACCAGCGGTATCGAAGGCCCCTGGACACAGGCCCCGACGGAGTGGGACAGCGGGTACATCGACAACCTCCTCGACTACGAGTGGGAGCCGGAGAAAGGTCCCGGCGGGGCCTGGCAGTGGACGCCCACGGACGAGGCCCTCGAGAACACGGTCCCGGACGCCCACGACCCGGACGAGAAGCGGACGCCGATGATGCTCACGACGGACATCGCGCTCAAGCGCGACCCCGACTACCGGGACATCATGGAGCGGTTCCAGGACAACCCCATGGAGTTCGGCATCAATTTCGCGCGGGCGTGGTACAAGCTCATCCACCGCGACATGGGCCCGCCCGAGCGGTTCCTCGGCCCGGACGCCCCCGACGAGGAACTCATCTGGCAAGACCCCGTCCCCGACGCCGACTACGACCTCGTCGGAGACGAGGAAATCGCCGACCTCAAAGCGGAAATCCTCGATTCGGACCTCTCCGTTACCCAACTCGTCAAGACTGCCTGGGCCTCGGCGTCGACCTACCGCGACAGCGACAAGCGCGGCGGGGCCAACGGCGCTCGCATCCGGCTCGAACCCCAGAGGAGCTGGGAGGTCAACGAGCCAGAGCAGTTGGAGACGGTCCTCGACACGCTCGAAGGCATTCAGGAGGAGTTCAACGGCGCTCGGGACGACGACACACGCGTCTCGCTGGCCGACCTCATCGTCCTCGGCGGTAACGCGGCCGTCGAGCAGGCGGCGGCCGACGCCGGCTACGACGTGACGGTGCCGTTCGAACCGGGGCGGACGGACGCGACGCCGGACCAGACCGACGTGGAGTCGTTCGAGGCGCTCAAGCCGAGGGCCGACGGCTTCCGGAACTACGTCCGTGACGACGTCGAGGCCCCGGCAGAGGAACTGCTGGTGGACAAGGCCGACCTGCTGGACCTCACGCCCGGCGAGATGACCGCGCTGGTCGGCGGGATGCGCTCGCTGGGCGCGACCTATCAGGACTCCGACCTCGGCGTGTTCACCGACGAGCCGGGGACGCTGACCAACGACTTCTTCCAGGTCGTGCTCGGCATGGACACGGAGTGGGAGCCCGTCACCGAAGCCAGAGACGTCTTCGAGGGGTACGACCGCGACACGGGCGAGCAGACGTGGACGGCGTCCCGCGTCGACCTGCTGTTCGGGTCCCACGCCCGCCTGCGCGCCCTCGCCGAAGTCTACGGTGCCGACGACGCCGAGGCCGAACTCGTCGACGACTTCGTCGACGCCTGGAGCAAGGTCATGCGGCTCGACCGCTTCGACCTCGAATAG